Genomic window (Phragmites australis chromosome 21, lpPhrAust1.1, whole genome shotgun sequence):
gcgcccaagccaaggtggaggctcaatccagttcgagtccgtttcggagtccaggaccagtccgcactaaaatcgtcgcccaggacgcatacggactccgtttttgacgttctacacatggttggaaagctaaggagataagctttccaacggtactggtcccatatccaaattctttctgagtcaacgggaattatcgaaacaagtggacgtccagaatctgtcagggtgctgtgccaccatcttttgggccgttgggccgtgtaacgtgttggagtccattagggacatgtccaggggtccttggccgaccctagtcttttatatacagtagccgccgccctaattagggttgggttttgcttagatattgatctacacacgaattgtgagattttcgctcttgttccggaccgactaggccgccgcaagtgtttgtggaaccccgacttcgagtgcttgaattcaattggcaatatttcagattgcatcttctacgttcttgcttgtgttctcggtacgcttgcagggattgagccttcttggcgaggtcaaccgcgcgacacggttgataaccaacggagctgtggtgtagtgattgcaagggagacgatctgttcgggtcgaagcctttggatcatcaacgtcgagttctccacccaccgacttatcgctacctatcggaagatcaggccaacattgctcatcggACCCCACTCTCTCCGCAACATTGTAGCACAACTGCTttgcactgtagcactggatgaggtagctgctggagcgCAATTCCCAGtactacagtactttgcggagtactgtagcactggataatCTCATCTCATGGACGTGCGTGCTAACTGCTACGGCGACTCTGCACGACAACATGATATATTTATGAGAATGTATTATTGTCCAACAAGAAATACTACCAGTAGCGTCACACTCATCTCTCACAGGAGTACATAGACAACACACACAGATATCAATCATAGCAACATCTCCTAGCTAAGCTATTTGATATCGATTTTATGAAGCGTAGTGCTCTTTTGGAAGATGGTCACCTCTAAGAGCACCTTGTCGCCACTTTTCTCCGTTTCCACCTTGATCCCCTCCCTGTTGTAGCCTGCTGTCAAAAGTAGGCGCACGTCAAGCAGATCGTCATTGGCGGCCTTGTACTTGCTTTTGATCGTGAGCACACTACTGTCATTAGGAAGATCAACCTCGACCTCATCTTTGACCCTCGATTCGTCGATGCCTGACACCAGAAACCAGAGCTTGATGACCTTCTGATTCTCGTTTCCTTCATTCTCTACCTTGATTCCCCATTGCGGTTTCTGGTCGCTTCCGAATGTTTTGCGGAAGGAATGAACCAAAGCTTCATCATCAATGGAAAGTCAAGTTATATTTTGAACTCCGCATATCCTACATATGCAGTGGTAGGGGAAAGAAACATTAGCCTTCATTGCGCGTGCATGGACATAGAGCTTACCGTCGGGGGGGATGTTAATAGCTGCACGTGAGACAAGGGTGGTACGCCGGTGTTTGCTGCTAGCCGTCGTGGACATGGGGAGAGGAGCTGCAGCCTGTCTCCATCTCGGCGTGCCAAGAGAAGCCGGCGGCGATCGGCCGACGGCGGCAAGAGCTTGATAAAAACCGACGGCCAACATTGGTTATTTGCTTGATCCACTGACCGATCTTGTGCAGGATGAACTCAGCTGGGGCTAAGGATGCTCGTGGCTGCGGGGATGCCTATGTATTATGTACTACAGGAGCAAGTTAATGGGAGTCATCATGACGGTGGAGAATTGCCTTTGCTTGCTCCGGCTGGCTGGAATAAAGAGGAATTGGCAGGCTCATGCTAAGCTCGCCGCAGCTTTGCTAAAGCAAAAGTAGCTAGATTTCGCCCAACAATTCACTTTGTTCGTCTAACTCTCCAAACAAAAATTTGGCTTCATTTACTAGCCCGAACTATTCAAGTTTGGTCAATTCAAACtctaataaaatttatctttgtTGTTTCTCTTTTTACAAGTTGtatattaatttaaaattttgtaggatgatagaagacaatatactctatgtttgaaaaatattataaaaaagtGTGTCCCTATTTTTCATGTTACGTAGGATTTGATGTCTTCTCTGGTCTCTCgaatttagaattaaaatacAACTCTTACGAGGAGAAACAAAAATGGCGAATCTCAATACAAGGTAAATTGGCCCAGTCTGAATTGTTTGGGTAGTAAAACAAGTCAAAATTTTGTTCAGGAGGTCAAACGAACAACCTGAACTGTTGAGAGTAGTCAAATAGACTTTTGCCTTTTAAAAGCATTTATCCCTTTCTCTCTGTTAGAAGTTCGCAGTTCACGCCTTCGTGATTTTGCATGTAAGTGCGAGACTTCATTTCACTCAGATCCATTTCATTGCGAGGTTGGCACGGACAAGACTAGAGTCACCGGACATTTTATTTTAGAGATAATTCCTGCTATGCCATTGGTGACAAATTCGATGGCATATTGCAGTGGTATGTAAAGAATTGCCCATCCGCCTATACTAGCTAGCCCGTACTATTTCACTTGCTGTTGAGGTTCCTAAGGATATGCTTGGTATACAGGACCAAACCATGTACGCACCAGCCTGGGTAAGCCCATCGTCGACATTGAAGCTCATCTTCGTCTCCTTGTGGGCCCTTATGGCCCTTTCAGAATGAGAGGACAAGAgccgagtttttttatttttattttaaatatttaaataaatagacttctgACAGTaagatttgtaaaaatagacagCTACTGTCACTGAAAGGGCTGCAGCACTTTCAGATGATGGTAAAGATGTCACGGTGGCATCGTCACCCCTTACCCCCTCTCAGAGGACGGGTAGGGCCTGCCCCTCGGCCGCCCCCCTTACCGCCCTATGAGAGGGCGAGTAGCCCCTATCCACCTAATGAGAGGGCGGATAGCCCCTTACCGCCTTCTGAATGAGCGGTGgagaaatttgtttttttaatttaacttttgtatacgtcaatttgaaaaataatgcacattcattcggtgaaaaatgTTAGTTGTCTCCCTATATTCATGACGACAACAAAtagtggcatgtacggtacgtctAAAGACCAATCTAATAGCGTGCCGTTGCTAATTTTAGCATGCCTTAGAGGGTGAAACTATGATGGATTATATTaaatgctctctactgagtgcacttaAGATATTTATCCTTTCTCAGGGTATCgggcgcgacgggccctctcccgctttctTGTCCTTTCTGCTTCGCGGATTTGAGCCACGGTATGATCCTGCGCTGTCTTGCTCATGCACTCCTCTTACTGCCGcttcagccgtagttcctcctgctgttgctcgtactcccggcgtgCGTACGTTTGCCTCCTTCATCGTATGCTCATATTGATACATCATttttggtcttcattttgctccatatcaaACCATTCAATGAattcacagataggtggaggagactggataaataaaacaagatgtgagattagtaaaacagtgtgTGAAATAGAGAATAAGATGTAGAAAGTGTCATATGACTGATCTATATTGCTATACCGGTAGGCACTTATACGATCCATGTTAAAGTTTATCGTATTGGTAGTTAGCACATATAAAAAAACGTAGACTATAGATATAAGGAGATATTTTGAGACTGACGAAGCTATAAAGATCGTCACAAAAGCACGTAGAGCATACCATCGGGGAGAATGTTTATAGCTGCACGTGAGACAAAGGTACGCCGGTATTTGCTGCTAGCCGTCGTGGACATGGGAAGAGGAGCTGCAGCCTGTCTCCATCTTGGCGCACCAAGAGAAGCCGGCGGCGATCGGCCGACGGCGGCAAGAGCTTGATAAAAACCGACGGCCAACGTTGGTTAATTGCTTGATCCACTGATCTTGTGCAGGATGAACTCAGCTGGGGCTAAGGATGCTCGTTTCTGCGGGGATGCCTATGTAGTATGTACTGCAGGGTCATCATGACGGTGGAGAATTGCCTTTGCTTGCTCCGGCTGGGTGGAATAAAGAGGCATTGGCAGGCTCATGCTAAGCTCGCTGCAGCTTTGCTAAAGCAAAAGTAGCTAGATTGCGCCCAACAATTCACTTTGTTCGTCTAACTTCCCAAACAAAATTTTGGCTTCATTTACTACCCCGAATTATTCAAGTTTGGTCAATTCAAACtctaataaaatttatctttgtTGTTTCTCTTTTTACAAGTTGtatattaatttaaaattttgtaggatgatagaagacaatatactctatgttagaaaaaaattattaaaaagtGTGTCCCTATTTTTCATGCATTTCTATACCTTACCGTTTACAACAGTATCAAATGGTTCCAACCTATGAAAATAATCACGAAAATTCTAACTTGTTTTTGTTACGTAGGATTTGATGTCTTCTCTGGTCTCtcaaatttagaattaaaatacAACTCAATATAGGGTAAATTGACCTAGTTTGAATTGTTTGGGTAGTAAAACAAGTCAATTTTGTTCGGGAGATCAAAGAACAACATGAACAGTTGAGAGTAGTAAAATAGACTTCTTTCATTTAAAACCCACATGTGGGAGAGGTCTCTACCCGTTCTCCGATAGAGCGGTAAGGGCAACGGGCGCGGGGTGGGTTTCATCAGTCTtctgagaggacggtaaggAGTGGCGATGCTACCGTAACATACTTACCACTCTCTAAAAGGGCTACAGCCTTTTCAGAGGACGGTAGgtgtctatttatttaattatttaaaaaaaattaaaaaaaaactcgagagAAGCCTACTGACAGAAGAGAACGCACGCCCATTTTGCTTGTTTACAACTAACCAGTTTCCTTTGCGACGTGAGGAGAGTATGTTTTCTCTATTAAACAACTATCACAGACATTTCTAAACTAAAAAGCGTCTGTAATTATAGCATTGAACTGTCTATTATTGGGTTTTTATAAACCATATACGATAAAATGTCGATTGTTATTGACTCATAAAGAGTATCAGTTCAAAAATCATCCGTGATGACAGTTTTGGAACCATTTAAATGTGACGGTACGACCTTCCATAGCAGTCACAATCATATCTCTAAGATAACACCAAAATTGGGTTACTCTATTTTGGTGAGTTTAGGATTCGAACactagtacaccaaacaatttGGCGAGAAAAAAATGGAACTATTCGAAAGACAAACAGCTCACCGGCAGATTGATCTTGATAAATTTTGCTCTTAATAATCTTCCAATGTTAATATTATCATTTTCTTTTGAGGTACCAAGAGGGGTGTTGAAAAGCTAAATAAGTTCCAATCTAGATTCTTCTGACAAATTGTTGACCTGAGTTATTGTATCATATTTATTATCAATTCAGTGTATATATTCTCGTTATTTGATCATAAATGTCACTTGACGTATAACATTAACCCCATTTTGTGATAAATTGTGTTTTGTGTGCAATCTATAAAATTAGATGATCTCATGCAGAAGTTGATGTAATTGAGGGATAACAGGCATAATTCATGCAGTCGGCACAAATTAAGATATCATTTATGGCACCCTTTTGAAATTATAAAAAGGCATGAAGTATTACTCCCTCCAATCATAAATACTCTCTCTGTCATAATTGTTAAGTgcattttattttacaaaagcCAAACTTTAAATAATTTAACCAACAACTAGcacaaattataagaatgtttaACATATAACTAGATTCATAAGCTTCCACACTATTGtggctataaataatatattttgtaagaaaataatggtcaaagtcTAGTGTTGAAAACTAGGCCATAATACAATAAACCTACTATTTCTAAATGGAGGGAGTAAGTATTGTTTTTTGTTGCATACAATCAACATGTTTAAACTTTGaccatctatatttttttaatatttcaaTTGAACTTTAAAAAATTGTATAACTAGATTTCTCTCGAAAGGTAGTTTCATAATactacaactttgatatattTTGCATACATTTCATACTGATAACTAGTGATCAAAGTAGCGTATTTGTGACCATGCCGATGTTTAAAACGACACGTATTTATGACTGGAGCGAGCAATATACAAGTAGACAACATTGGAACAATACGTAGCGTAAATTTTACGAGAGGTGTATAGCATATTTTTATTCCAATGAGTGAAAAATCCAAGAAAAGAGATAAAAGCCTCACAACATTTGTTGCGAGCATATACACACGTGGATGGCATTGGTGTTATGGTGGTGTTGTGGGTACATGACTCTACCCACCAAGGTTCAAATCCCGGTCTCCATCTATCTACATGTTTGTGAGTTCAATGGCTGTATGAATTTCTAGTTGGTGCAGAGGCCAGAGTTATACTTCCTTTGTCAAGAAAAACATGTGTGGTTGGCGCATGTCGTGGATGAAGCAGCGCCCGTAGCTAGCAGCCTTGCAAGCATGCCCCTAACGCGCCATAGCATGTTGAAGGTTTATCTAGCTCCTAAGTGTGGTTTTAATACTTAATGACAATGCTTATGGATtaataattatgttgagaattatttgaaatattttccataggtgatgcatgattGATAGAGAAtgaattcattgaggaatgtcaTGAAGATCAAAAGAGATACATCGAGATCAATAAGCTataagtgatgctcataagatgAAGGAGAAGGTTGACAATAAACATGAAGACTAAAGGTACGAGATTGTTAAttagattttatggactaacctatatgttttgtgcttgagagtaagttggagttaggttccataagaaggcatgagttgaattgagatattcaatactCCATATTGGAAGAGCAAAATCAAGACAAACTTAGTGgataacttgtgtgcttgatgttTGCggttcatgcctaagtggtaaaccaaatgaagatgatgaaaagagaGAAGTCTTGTATCCTTGGtacatgggaagcaatcaagtgtgCTTCATCGAGCTTCCCGAGATCAAGTGAAGATCAAAGTAGGAAGAGaggatgatcatcatcatcaagatgaagagaagtgaTGGCAAGCCTTGAAGAGTTATGAGAAGTATCGgggcttggatgatgtgttcatcaagtccGACGGGATTACTTAAGGCAAAagtataactagaataggttttTTAGTTTTAccggtctcaaaaagtttggtgGAAGACCTGGTTATATGATCGATAGGCGTACTGTCAAGAGGGGCTGCTGAAAGCGTTGCTTAATTGTTGTGCCGAATGCTTAAACCATGCTTAGTGTGGGATGGGTTTATGTTGAGAGTTTCTTTTAGGAATTCGTGGTATCTAAATgggtgttttagatttaaccctttgtGTTGCCAGTCTTAGtggtgaaaagtggttgtagccAAGTCTTAATGGTGTTTGGCATGTTCTATGTGgttcctagtttaatcttggagGATTAAGCTATGGAAAATTGGTAGAGGTATCCGAATCGATCTTCAGAGTGTTTCTAGATTTGATCCAATGTTAatgagatcatgaatttagtagggatgtgtagccctctgaataagatTTCCGTAGAGTTCAAAATCGCTGAAATCAAACAttgagatcaaaagttattgtcATTTTTAGAGGGTCAGCTGTGCTGATTTTGGAAGTTTCGAGTTAGTAAGAAGTTTTGGTTCAATGCGGAAGGTTAGTAAGAAGTTCTGGTTCAACGCGGAAGGAAGCTCTCAGTTTTGGTTTTCTCTTGAAACCGGAAGTTTCAGTTTTGGACTGAAAGTTCCAAGTTTGATTATCTTTTGAGTAGAAGAACAGTTGTAACGGTAACTTTTTGACCTAAGTCGAAAGCTCCGACTCAGGacccggaagttccaggttATGCCAGAATgcctgtaacagctagtttttttagaatggagtagatgaggacatcactctttcggatacacacacacacacacacctagtattcctccaacaataggtccattgacacgagctcgtgcacgtcaactaaatcatgaggtgagctcgttccttagtgttcctttatattttgataaggatgggatgctactgaataattatgatgtattgttacttaggaacacgggagaagaccagcaaggacgaccaagccaaggtggaggttcaatcaagttcgagtccgtttcggagtccaggaccagactgcactaaaattatCGCCAAGGaagcatacggactccgtttttgacattttacacatggttggaaagctaaggagataggctttccaacgggactggtcccatgtccaaattctttctgaatcaacaggaatcgtcgaaacaagtggacgtctaAAATCTATCAAGGTGctacgccaccatcttttgacccgttgggccgtgtaacgtgttggagtccattagggatgcgtccaggggtccttggatgatcctagtctcttatatatagtagccgccgccccaattagggtgggttttgcttagatattgatctacacacagattgtgagactTTCGCTCTtattccggaccgactaggctgcCGTAAGTGTTTATGGAActccgacttcgagtgcttgaattctattcacaatatttcagattgcatcttctacgttctttcttgtgttctcggtacgcttgcagggattgagccttcttggcgaggtcaaccgcgcgacacggttgataaccaacggagctgtggtgtagtgattgcaagggagacgatctgttcggatcgaagtctttggatcatcaacgtcgagttctccacctaccgacttatcgctacctatcggaagatcagaccAACAATCTCATCAAATACCCCTTTGCCTCCTTGTGTGGGGGCAGAAGTTTGAAGTGGTTTTTGctacctttgtggtgtttgtgAGAGGTGTTAGAACTTGGCATTCCAACTTTGagtgctcctctctcctctctatcaAGAATTTGTTAAAATCAAGcttttgtggcttagtgagaaTAGAGTGAGGTGTATAGAGCTTGGGTTGCTCACAAGTGTTGTATTagttgtgtgtatttgagtacTCGGTGTTTATCGTGCGCAAGTTTAGGagtttgttacttttggagaccACCGTCTCCTATATTGCTCGGTGGTGAATTGCGGATGATCTATTCAAGTGAAGATTGCGAGGAGGCACGGAAGTAGTGACGAAACTCACTATCTCCAGAGTGAAGGAAGAGTTGCCCATAGTGGAGAAGAGGAGTGCATGTGTAACCTCGCGAGGAAAATAGTTGAAAAAGccccggctcaagtgtgactgagcttcGTTAACGGAGGCATTGGATATAGGTGGATATACAAACTTTAGTAATAAATCATTTATCTTCGTATTTCCTTACTTGTGTGCACTACTTTAATATccatgcttgtatgcttatttgtatgtgcattgagttaattttgtgattttcaaatctatttttctgAGCTGATCAAATGTTCCGATGAACAGTACATGAACTTCTGATGGATAGTaaaatcggaacttccgatgaaAAGTAATTTTAGAACTTTCGATTAGAGTTTTATTACATATCttactagatttgaataatctttgtcacaccTTAGAATTGTAAcattcacacttatttaggatgattgtgaactagttgagcctaatatatttaggtttttcaattGTGAAAAACCCATCAGTTTATTTTCACTGCAAGTTTAGGTCAAATGGTAAAAGAGGTCGAAGTTTTGTTAAAACACCTATTCACTCCCTTAGGATATCAtagaaaaatccgttagtttatttccgTGCGCATGGACATAGAGCTTACCGTTAGGGGGAATGTTAATAGCTGCACGTGAGACAAGGGTATGCCGGTAATTGCTACTAGCCATCATGGACATGGGGAGAGGAGCTGCAGCCTATCTCCATCTCGGCATACCAAGAGAAGCATGCGGCGATCAGCCGACGGCGGCGATTatcctttcaattgatatcagtGCCAAGTCTCTTTCTTAAGGCTTTACTGTCTAGAAAGTGAAGATATCAACTAGTGGATTAGTGCGCACAAAACCACTTCTATTAGATGGCTCAAATTATTTTGAGTAGACTACTCGCATGCTTACTATTTTTAGGACTTTGAGTTCCcaagagcgagttgtagatgtgagtaTTTCTCCTTCTAGTGATAAATTCATATCACTCGACGAGGAAGAGAAATGTATACAtatcaatgctcaagctactgaTGCTTTATTCAATGCCTTGGGCGAAGATGTATTTAACACGATCATGCCGCTTGAGAACACTCATCTTATTTGGACAAtgcttaaagaaagatatgacacgCCTAAATAGGATGAAGAATGTCTTCTTTTGAAGATGTCATTTGGAGAGTGATTTGCTTCATCATCACATCATGAGGAGCACCAAACGACTTTCTCCTTTACCCAAGAAGATTTCATTTTGTTATTTTCCTCACCAACATACAAATCTGAGCAAGGTAATGATATGCTGAGTGAGATTAGTAAGTGTCAAATCCTTCTTTTAGACTTTAATAGCACTATAAATGAAATTTCTATATCTACTGGTGTTATTAACCCTTGTATATCATCTTATATTAAAATGCCTATTTACCATGATGGTATGGTTATTTGTTCTCGTAATgatatatctatttttattagtacttgtgagactattattttgaaagaaatagaaGCTTATGAGAGATAAAATATAGgtaaagagataaaaaaatcaagaagaagacTCTACCTAGGAGAAGATCAAAGACAAACAAGATGTGCTATACATGTCGCGAATATAGGCATTATAGTATGGATTATCCTCAACCTTGAAGTGAAGCATCTACTTCATCAAGATGCTCATCTTCTCACTCCGATACAAAAATATGTCTTATGataaaaggtaaaaagaaaacgGTAAGTGATGTTGATTTTGATAATACTAGTAGTGATACTGGTAATAGCGATGAGATTAGATTtaattttttgagaaaaaaagttacataaAAATAGTTACTTTTAGTTGTTCACAAATAACATCTTACACCTAAAAATATTACATCAATTACAcctaaaaatttgtaaaatgctACAGCCCTGAATGGCTGAATCGATACCCTTCTTTCTCGTTCTCTCCATTCCCTTTCACCATCAGCATGGAGGCCAGCGGCCAGCCAAGTCCTGGAGCCGAgatccatcttcttccccaTCTACCTCGCTGTACTCTCCCTGGTAACAGGTCCTAGCCACAGCAGCCTAGAGGCTCCATTGCTCACCTTCTCCACGCCTCCAGCACGCCACTCTGCAGCACCTGTTCCTACCTCCCTCCAGGAGCGGCCGAGCAGGTGGGGGTGCTGGGTTGGAGTGCAGCCGTGCAGACGCGTCACGCGCGTGGAAGGGTGCGCTGGGGCCCGGGAAGGTGCTGTTGTTGGAGCCACCTCCTGGCGCCGCAGTCTGCACCGGATTTGATGGGGCGTCGCGTGGAAGCCCTCCTACCCTTCCTTGTCGGTGACGCGACGCCAGTGGTCCTCCGCTGCGACCATGCCGGGGAGAGATGATGTGTCCACGCCGATGGACCGCCGGTGCCAACGCCATCGCGTGGTGGACGCCCGCCTTCCATGCTCATCTTCGCTGCTAAAATGCTCGTTAGAGTGGAGCTGGCCGGTGCGGGGCTGCGGGCTCGATCCTCGTCTGCACACGCCTTCTCATAAGGTAGggatttaaaaataataatgtgCGTGAAAATGCTTCAGTTGTTCGATCTGATTGGGGATTTAATTTCCAGCCTCATGTGCCTTTTTTGGGCAACACAGCTCGAGATGAACGTGGCACTTTCCGGAATTGGGGGTTCTCGCCGTACGGTTTAGTTTTTCCGTAAATATAAGGTGATTTCTGGCCATCTTCCTTCCTACATGTGTCCATGCTCGAATAAATATAAGAAGATTTcatgtcatctttcttcttctgtgGGTCTGTATTCTAATAAATGTAAGGAGATTTTTCCTGCCATATTCCTTCTCTGTGAGTCGGTGCCCCAATACTAAGGAGATTTCTCATGGTATTCCTTCTTTTCTGAGTCTGTGCTCCAATAGTAATATGGAGATTTATCATCATTCTACTTCTTTTGTTGGTCTATGCTCCAATAAATATAGTAAACtttctcatcatcttcctcATGTGAGTCTGTGCTCCAATAAATATAAGGATATTTCtcctcatctttcttcttcagtgGGTCTGTGCTCCAATAAATATAAGGAGATTACtcaccattttttttcttccgttGGTCCATGCTCCGATAAATGTAAGGAGATTTCTCTACATGTTCCTTCTGCGAGTAGAAGATTTATCATCCTCTTTCTTCTGTGGGTCTGTGCTCTAATAAATGTAAGGAGATTTCCTGCCATCTTCCTTGTTCAAGTGCGTGCTCGAATAAAAATAAGGAGATTTCtcaccatttttcttttttgagtgtATGCTTCAATAAATGGAAGGAGATTTCCcatcatctttcttctttttgagtctGTGCACCAACAATAACTACAGCATGTAAGCTTGAACGTTGACGGCCAGATCAAAGGGCTCAAAAGCCCTGCAGTAGTCTCTCTGCAGTAATATGTGCGGAACCAAAAGATCGCAATTTTCCAAGGAATTAAATTGTCCTATCTCCGTGCTTGTTTATTATCCTGGTGCATA
Coding sequences:
- the LOC133903682 gene encoding uncharacterized protein LOC133903682, producing MLAVGFYQALAAVGRSPPASLGTPRWRQAAAPLPMSTTASSKHRRTTLVSRAAINIPPDALVHSFRKTFGSDQKPQWGIKVENEGNENQKVIKLWFLVSGIDESRVKDEVEVDLPNDSSVLTIKSKYKAANDDLLDVRLLLTAGYNREGIKVETEKSGDKVLLEVTIFQKSTTLHKIDIK